The following nucleotide sequence is from Vulpes lagopus strain Blue_001 chromosome 1, ASM1834538v1, whole genome shotgun sequence.
AGGTAAGTCAGAGATTTGGGATGAGTCAGGAGTCCCAAGGACAGGTTCTCCTCTCTTTGCCCAACTAGCTGACTGACCTCATCCCAGCTCAACCTGACCTTCCCTACGATGCTACTGATGTTGATGATGGACCCACGGCAACCACTGGACACCAGGGCTTGGGCTGCAGCCTGAGTGACTAGAAAGATGCCCTGGTGAGGAAAGAGTAACAAAACAGAAGGGATCAGCTGGGGTGACAGTCTTCTCCCGGCTGGTGGAGCAAGAAGTAACAGATTCAGAGGTCGCCACCTTGAGGTTGACAGCTATGACTCTGTCCCAGTCATCCTCAGACATGCGGAGCAGAAACTCATCCCTGGTGAGGCCTGCACAGGAGACGACGACAGATGGCGGGCGAGAAAAGCAGGCCTGTGGAAGGGGGCGGTTACACaccaaaaccccaaacccaagCCCGGGCAGCGGAGGCCATGCCAGCTCGTTAAAGAGAGCGAGGTCGTGTCGCGTTCACCTGTACTTGTTCCAGCAGGCGCCTGACCGCCCCGGCCTCAGACACGTCAGCCTGGAAGGCGGTGTGGGCCCCGCCGGGCGCCACCTTCTCGCTCCCCTGCCCGCCCAGCAGCCACACCGTCTCGCAAGCCGCCGCCCGGTCCAAGTCGCAAGCGGCCACAGTGGCCCCCTCTTTGGCCAGGCGTACACTGACCGCCCTGCCGATGCCGCTACCCGCGCCTGAAGTGGGAGACAACACgcggagaaggagaaagggaggagtgGGCAGGGGTCACAGGTCAACAGGGCGCAAAATTAGGAAAATCTGGACCAGGGGCCAGAGGTCACAGAAGCTGCAGGCGCCGAGGGCATGACCCCGACAACACTCCGGCACCCCAACCCGCCCGGGGGTAACATCCCCTCAACCTGTGACCAGGGCCAGCGCGGAGCGGAGCCTGAGCTGAGACGCCATGTCGGGCGGGCGGGCGGACACCCAGCACTCGGCCAATCCCAGCCAGGGGGCGTGGCCAGGGCGCAGCCGCGCCAATCTAGGCCCGACCCGCGCGGGGCCGTCTGCGGCCACCAGCGCAGGCCGACCTCCCACCGCGGGGACGTGGCCAGACACCACCACTTGGGGGCCTGGGCAGTCGCGAGATGAGGGGCCCCCTTCTcccaaaaaagacaaagaccGCATGTGGGGCGGAAGATCCGAGGACTTTATTTCCGGTCACCACCCCTACCCCTCGATTCTAACAGTgatatgaatagaaaaaaaaaaaaatcaggccatGAGATTAGCAACCCACCTCCTCCCTCAATCACTCCCAAATCAGGACACACAATTGATGTTCAATTGATGTATATCCCCGACTCCTCCTGCTACTCCCTCTTTCCAGGGCTCTGATCTTCCCTGAAGCTTCCACCAACAGGTGAGAGGGGGAGGCGGACCTTGGAGAAACCTGTGTGGTTGGCTTGGTCCTCTAAAACAGGTTGCATAGGGTACACCGAGTAGGCTGTCAACGCCCCCTCTCTTTTCCAGCCCCCTCTCTTTTCCAGCCGTCTTCATGGCCCCAATTAGCCTCAAACCCAAGATGGTCAGCACATTACTAACACTATGGTCGCTCTGACTTTTCACTCTCACTTCTGCAGCTCCTTTAAGGCTGCAAAATCTTGATGGCCCAAATGCCAAAGTTAACACTTCCCTAGGATACAACTTCCTTCGGCAGATGTCCCTGGCCAGGGCCCCCAAACTCCACAGACCCCTGACCTGGAGGGCTCAGAGAGGCTAGAGGTTTGGGATTGGGGCGGGGGTGGTTTACCCCACCTCTCACTCGAGGTGGGCAATCAGCACCATCATGACAActcctcccagcagccccagcacctCCAGAAGTGACTGCAATGGTGATGCCTCCCTCAACAGCTCAGGCAACACAGACACTGTTGCTACGTAGATAAAGCCACCTGCAGTGAATGGCAAAACCCAACCAGAACCTGTGCCACCCGCAACTTCacttcccactgcccctccttcAGTTAGGAGGGCACAGGCTGTGCCTGCCAGTGCCCCTATCGCCGTCAGTAGTTGCAGACGCATCGCCTGGTgggcagaaaaaaacagaagacactCAACAACATCTAAAGATGATCAGTGGCTAGGCATGGCTGGTAGGGTATAGGTATATATGGACAAGGTGGATGTCTCTGGGAACTAAAGAGGAAGGCAAAAAGGGAAGGATCTAGAATAGACCCTTTccgtaaaatcttaaaataccaaGGAGATCCTTTCCAGACCTTCTGATTGAGTAGGTCAGGGTCGAGAGCAGTGTGAAAGACCCTCAAAGTATTCAGATGGAGTGTGGACCATAGTTCAAGAAATACTCAGCCAAAggacaaagaaacagaatttctCTGCCCTCATTTCTGGAGAATTTGTTGTTCTTAACAGTACAACTTGTTTGGAACTACTGAGAGGTAATTGTAAGTTTTGGGTGGGTGAGTAGGAGGTAGAGTTCGAGGTAATCATGTCTGATGCACATCATCACCAACCTGCTTTTTGCTGCACCCAGATTGGACCAGGATGGCGAAATCCCCCACTTCATGGGGCACTTCGTGTAGCAGGACAGTCATTGTGGTCAGGATCCCTAGCCCCCGACCTCCTCTAAATGAAGCACCAATGGCCAGACCATCTGTGAAGTTGTGTGCCAGGTCAGCAGCCAGATTCAGGTACCCTGATACACGTAGGTCTTGTACAAgtggaaaggaagacaaaataatTAGAGGCATCTAACACCCCTAGTTCTAGCCCTTATCAGCCATTATTACCTCTTTCCCCCAAGAGACCACTTCACACCAGCCCCTTCATGTTTTCCAGACAGCTGCCATTACCCACAGTGCATACTCCAAATAAAACATGATACACTTTACCCAAGTTTATCAATAACCCTGGCTCTCACCTGaacctgttttttcttcttcagaattcTGAGGTCTCAGTGGCCCATCTTTGAGCCTCgtgctccctcctttcctcttccgAGACccatttgcttccttttcttcttcctctgagcTCTGTTTCTCCTTTGAAGGATACTCTGAGGGAAGAAGTTGTTTAAGAGTGGAGAACAGAGATCTCCAAAAATATCCCCAAAAAGGAAGTCTCCTCCCTTTTGCAGCCAAGGTGTTTTTCAAGGAAAGTTCTTCCTAGACTTACTCTGTGTTCCATGCCCATGACTTCCTTGTGTATGACCATGAGTGTGTCCATGTCCATGACTGTGTCCATGTCCTCCTTTCACATGTCTCACAAATTTCTCCACCACCAGAAAGGCAACAATTCCACTGAGGACCCACAGTCCCACAGACAGAATAGGGCCCTGGCCTGGAAACAGAGGCATTGAGACATTAAGGGAGATGTGGACTCCAGACTCTTCTTCCCCAAGTGCAAAAGGAGAATAGGGAGGGAAACATGGCCCCATTCTGGGAGGGAAACATGGTCCCATTCGGCAACATTCCAACACATCTTCATCCACCCCTTCCTCACCACTGTGGGAATGTCCATGTCCAGGCTGCTCCAGAGGGTGGTGTGAATGAGGTTctagagaaagggggagaaaaggcCAAATGAGGGAATAGCCTGCCCAAGTAGCATGCATTTGGGGGAATATTGCAGTCAGGGGTGACAAAGATGAAAGAAGCCTTTTgcctaaagaataaaatacattaagattTGCAGGAGTTGCCAAGGATCACTTACCCAGGGCATGAGGGATGAGGTGCAGAAAGGCATCTCCTAGGAGCCCACCCGAAGCAAAACTCAGCAAGATCTGGAGCAGAGAGCGGTGCCGGGGAGAGTTTGATTCCACAGGGATAAGGAAGAGGACAAAAAATGGAGCTGCAGAGATCAGAACTGTGGCCCCCAGTGCCTGGTGAGGGGAAAGTCAGGGGTCAAGTGGTGTGGAGATTCCCAACAATCCAGAACCAGCCCCTCTCTCCCCTATCCCTTGGGGACTCACATAGGCCCAGAGAGTGACAGTGTCCAGGTCCTGCTTGATGCCTGGAGCCCCAGACTCCCCATAGCCTCCATGGCTATGCTCATGGTCATGTCCATGTCCTCTGTGGTAGAGGCTCTCATGTGATTGGCCATGGCTATGGCCATGGTGCAAATCCTCATGTGCATGTCCTTGTTCGTGACCGTGGGTATGCCCATGCCAGATGCTCTCGTGCGTGTGGCCATGGCCATGGGCATAACTGTGTCCATGGTGGAAATCCTCATGTGAGCGCCTGTGGCTGTGGCCATGGAAGTCCTCGTGCAGGTCCTCGTGCAGGTCGCCATGACCCCCGTGTCCGGCCACTAGCAGCCCCAGGGCCGCCCACGTCAGCAGTCCCACGGCCACCCAGTGGGGGGCCCCCAGGCCTCTGGCCATCACGCTGACCAGAGGGGACAGAGACAGTGACTCCACTTGACCCTCAACTCTATACCTATGCGGGGTCAGCTTTACTCCGTTCGTGCCCTCCGTCCACTTCTATGGGACGCTCCCCCATTCCGCTCTATGCCCACCCACATTGCTCCCAAGACTTGGTTTCTTTATCTCCAACCTCCTCCCGGATATAGGGCCCCCGGGACATCGCTGTAGGCTTTGATCCTTCACTTTACGGACTCTCTGGGCCCTAGTCTCTATGACCCACTAGGTAGTGGAAGAGGCCTGGCTGGAAAGGACAGTAGGGCAAGGAAGGGAATTCTCACCGGCTTCGGGATCCTCTCCTTTCCCGGTTTGCTCGGACGTGGCAGTCCAGCCTCTGGCTCCCGCGAGAACAGGAAGTTCCGTCGCCCCTCCGTCCCAATACCTTTACCAATATGGCTGCACTCTGGAGGCCGCCAAGCCGCCCTACTCTGGCGCGCATGCGCAAGTCTGGAGGTTATTTGAGGGGAGGCTGGGCGAGGCCGGCTAACAGGGCTGAGGAGACCGCCTCCTCCGTTTCCAACTAGACGAGGGGGCGGGAACTAGCGCGGAGACTTCCCGTCTATACCAAGATGGCTGCCATATCGTCGCTGTCATTTTGGTACAGAGCCGAGCGAAGTGCTTAATTCGACCCGGTTCAGGCTAGAGTCTTTTTCTCTGGGGCTTCCTTGTGCTCGTCTGGTCCCCCGGTCAATATCTGGGAATCCCTGGTACCTCTTCGGTATCCTTGCACTCAGCCAAGAATCATGTCTTGGGCCGCTCGCCCGCCCTTCCTCCCCCAGCGGCATGCCGCAGGGCAGTGTGGGCCGGTGGGGGTGCGAAAAGAAATGCATTGTGGGGTCGCCTCCCGGTGGCGGCGGCGACGGCCCTGGCTGGATCccgcagcggcggcggcggcggcagcagccgGAGAACAACAAaccccggagccggagccgggggAGGCTGGACGGGACGGGATGGGCGACAGCGGGCGGGGTGAGTGTCCTAGCGGACGGACAGGCGAACCAGTGACCGCGTTATCTGCGACCCCTCCCCCCGTCCCCTGGCGCTCCTTCCCTGGCGCTCCCGCCTCCTTGTTTGTAAACACGCGTCCCCTCCCTCCGGAGGGCCCTAGCGCCCTCCccccccggggcggggcggggagggggagcttCCGCCCTCCTGGCTTTGGCTGTTTGAGGCCCTGCAATCCTGAGGTCCCGTGCGTGGGACACGAGTCCTCGAGTTTGGGGACTCTGGACGTTTGAAGGCAGATCCTGCGTCCGAGGAAGGGTCTGTTCCGCCCCTTTCCATTGTACGATCCGGCTTCAAGCTGGGAATGGAGGGGCTGTCCGTTCCACCCCACGTGCTGCCCCACCCACATAAGATCTGCCTAGCTGGGGGTGACCAAGTATATTGCTTGGAATTCTTTCTCACCCGAACTCTCCTGTCTTTTGTCAACCCCCTCTTCTCACCACAATTAGGAGTTAAACCGTTGTTTGACAACCGGGTGTTTCTGGACACGAggatgggtggggtgggaggggtgcaGTGGGGGTTAGAAAGAGAATTAAAGTCTCCAGTTGGATGATCTaagactcattttctctttttgtctttctgtctgtgtgtctctgtgcctctatgtACCCTTCCCTCAGACTCCCGAAGCCC
It contains:
- the HSD17B8 gene encoding estradiol 17-beta-dehydrogenase 8 isoform X4; the encoded protein is MASQLRLRSALALVTGAGSGIGRAVSVRLAKEGATVAACDLDRAAACETVWLLGGQGSEKVAPGGAHTAFQADVSEAGAVRRLLEQVQACFSRPPSVVVSCAGLTRDEFLLRMSEDDWDRVIAVNLKGIFLVTQAAAQALVSSGCRGSIINISSIVGKVGNVGQTNYAASKAGVIGLTQTAARELGRHGIRCNSVLPGFITTPMTQKVPQKVLDKVIGMIPMGHLGDPEDVADAVTFLASEDSGYITGASVEVTGGLFM
- the HSD17B8 gene encoding estradiol 17-beta-dehydrogenase 8 isoform X3, whose product is MASQLRLRSALALVTGAGSGIGRAVSVRLAKEGATVAACDLDRAAACETVWLLGGQGSEKVAPGGAHTAFQADVSEAGAVRRLLEQVQACFSRPPSVVVSCAGLTRDEFLLRMSEDDWDRVIAVNLKGIFLVTQAAAQALVSSGCRGSIINISSIVGKVGNVGQTNYAASKAGVIGLTQTAARELGRLVRHPWGHGIRCNSVLPGFITTPMTQKVPQKVLDKVIGMIPMGHLGDPEDVADAVTFLASEDSGYITGASVEVTGGLFM
- the HSD17B8 gene encoding estradiol 17-beta-dehydrogenase 8 isoform X1 — its product is MASQLRLRSALALVTGAGSGIGRAVSVRLAKEGATVAACDLDRAAACETVWLLGGQGSEKVAPGGAHTAFQADVSEAGAVRRLLEQVQACFSRPPSVVVSCAGLTRDEFLLRMSEDDWDRVIAVNLKGIFLVTQAAAQALVSSGCRGSIINISSIVGKVGNVGQTNYAASKAGVIGLTQTAARELGRLVRHPWGHGIRCNSVLPGFITTPMTQKVPQKVLDKMSQMRSHSWRLKTVDTSQVPQWKSLEVFSCNCLTDPGLCSLPHHSNRPPADEDSEFPGYKRRSSVWLWNAEYGRQGCL
- the SLC39A7 gene encoding zinc transporter SLC39A7 isoform X3, whose protein sequence is MATCTRTCTRTSMATATVLISAAPFFVLFLIPVESNSPRHRSLLQILLSFASGGLLGDAFLHLIPHALEPHSHHPLEQPGHGHSHSGQGPILSVGLWVLSGIVAFLVVEKFVRHVKGGHGHSHGHGHTHGHTQGSHGHGTQKYPSKEKQSSEEEEKEANGSRKRKGGSTRLKDGPLRPQNSEEEKTGSDLRVSGYLNLAADLAHNFTDGLAIGASFRGGRGLGILTTMTVLLHEVPHEVGDFAILVQSGCSKKQAMRLQLLTAIGALAGTACALLTEGGAVGSEVAGGTGSGWVLPFTAGGFIYVATVSVLPELLREASPLQSLLEVLGLLGGVVMMVLIAHLE
- the SLC39A7 gene encoding zinc transporter SLC39A7 isoform X2; the encoded protein is MRARVGRLGGLQSAAILVKVLGRRGDGTSCSRGSQRLDCHVRANRERRGSRSRYAHGHGHTHESIWHGHTHGHEQGHAHEDLHHGHSHGQSHESLYHRGHGHDHEHSHGGYGESGAPGIKQDLDTVTLWAYALGATVLISAAPFFVLFLIPVESNSPRHRSLLQILLSFASGGLLGDAFLHLIPHALEPHSHHPLEQPGHGHSHSGQGPILSVGLWVLSGIVAFLVVEKFVRHVKGGHGHSHGHGHTHGHTQGSHGHGTQKYPSKEKQSSEEEEKEANGSRKRKGGSTRLKDGPLRPQNSEEEKTGSDLRVSGYLNLAADLAHNFTDGLAIGASFRGGRGLGILTTMTVLLHEVPHEVGDFAILVQSGCSKKQAMRLQLLTAIGALAGTACALLTEGGAVGSEVAGGTGSGWVLPFTAGGFIYVATVSVLPELLREASPLQSLLEVLGLLGGVVMMVLIAHLE
- the SLC39A7 gene encoding zinc transporter SLC39A7 isoform X1, giving the protein MRARVGRLGGLQSAAILVKVLGRRGDGTSCSRGSQRLDCHVRANRERRGSRSRVMARGLGAPHWVAVGLLTWAALGLLVAGHGGHGDLHEDLHEDFHGHSHRRSHEDFHHGHSYAHGHGHTHESIWHGHTHGHEQGHAHEDLHHGHSHGQSHESLYHRGHGHDHEHSHGGYGESGAPGIKQDLDTVTLWAYALGATVLISAAPFFVLFLIPVESNSPRHRSLLQILLSFASGGLLGDAFLHLIPHALEPHSHHPLEQPGHGHSHSGQGPILSVGLWVLSGIVAFLVVEKFVRHVKGGHGHSHGHGHTHGHTQGSHGHGTQKYPSKEKQSSEEEEKEANGSRKRKGGSTRLKDGPLRPQNSEEEKTGSDLRVSGYLNLAADLAHNFTDGLAIGASFRGGRGLGILTTMTVLLHEVPHEVGDFAILVQSGCSKKQAMRLQLLTAIGALAGTACALLTEGGAVGSEVAGGTGSGWVLPFTAGGFIYVATVSVLPELLREASPLQSLLEVLGLLGGVVMMVLIAHLE
- the HSD17B8 gene encoding estradiol 17-beta-dehydrogenase 8 isoform X2; amino-acid sequence: MASQLRLRSALALVTGAGSGIGRAVSVRLAKEGATVAACDLDRAAACETVWLLGGQGSEKVAPGGAHTAFQADVSEAGAVRRLLEQVQACFSRPPSVVVSCAGLTRDEFLLRMSEDDWDRVIAVNLKGIFLVTQAAAQALVSSGCRGSIINISSIVGKVGNVGQTNYAASKAGVIGLTQTAARELGRHGIRCNSVLPGFITTPMTQKVPQKVLDKMSQMRSHSWRLKTVDTSQVPQWKSLEVFSCNCLTDPGLCSLPHHSNRPPADEDSEFPGYKRRSSVWLWNAEYGRQGCL